The following nucleotide sequence is from Mucilaginibacter sp. cycad4.
CGCCGCCAAGGTTAAGGCCTGCTATAGCAGCCTTGTAGGTCATGCTTTTGGCTAAACGCAATACATCATTAAGGGCGTCGCCTTCGGTTTTGTAGGCCCACATACGCACGCCGCCAAATGCAGGGCCAAGCGTAGTATTGTGGATAGCAATAATAGCTTTCAGATTGGTATCAGGATCGGTACAAAAAACAACTTTCTTATGCCCGAAAGCGTCAAGCTGGCTAAATATGGATTCCGGTGGATGTTGTTCAGGCATTAGTACTGTAAGTAAATGTCTTTAAGCGCACAAAAGTAGAGGTTTTTTTTAATACTGGCAAAGATATTAAGTGAGGTGTAAGTATGAAATTACTATTAAATAAGTATCTGTAACAATTAGTACGCTCAGCTCCCATACCATAAACGATATTAATAACATCAATAATCGCCTTGTATGATTACTTCGGCCAATTGGGTTTGCGGTTCCGCCTCAAAATCAATTGGCCAGGTACTAATGGATAGTTGTGCTCCAGTTAAGAAAATACTCATGTTATTTCAACAATCGCATCATTTAGTATCTGATATGTTTTTGGCAAGGTCCATAGCTATTTGCATATCGGCAAGGCCATAGCCGTAAGGCATAACCGGGTTATTATATTTGTTAGCCGATTTTCTGAGTACTATGAGCAGATCTTTATTGCTGAGTTTTGGATACGCCTGCCATAAACAGGCAGCCAGGCCGCACATGATAGGGCTGGAATAGGATGTACCCATTCGTGATTCCGCAACACCGGCAGGGTTTATCACACCGGCTCCTAAGCCTACTGCTACAATATCGGGTTTAACACGTCCATCAACCGTTATTCCAAATGTTGAGAAAGGGGCAATAATACCCGCTGGGTTAACTGCACCAACCGTCAGTACGCCAGGTGAATCGGCCGGGGTACCTATCCATTGCTCGTCGTTACCTGCACAGCATACAATAAAAATTCCTTTGTTAAAGGCAACGTTGGCTGCCCTGGTGGCCATCGCAGTTTTTCCGTCCATATCCTCAAATTTATACTTGGCTTGGGGCAGGTAATAATTATTTGTATAAGTAAGCGATGAATTAACAATGTCTACCCCAACGCTATCGGCATATTCAATGGCATTAACCCAGTAATCTTCTTCAATAGGATACTCTGTCAGTGCATCCTCAGTATGGAATAACCAGTAATTTGCTTCGGGCGCAGTACCCACATAGGTTCCGGGTTTGTTGACCGCCATGCATGATGTAACCCATATGCCATGGTTATCAATGGCGTAAGGATCGGGACTTTCATAAACAAAAGATTTTGCCCCCTTTATGCTGATATTGTTGAAGGCCGGATTGTTTTTCAGGTTGATAAAGCCCTCGTCAATAACGGCAATGTCTATCCCGGCACCTTTAAAGCCTTTGTTGTGCAGGACCTGCCCGTTGCATGTGCTGATATTTGCTGTCGCTGCGCCATAGTCAAGCGGTGTATTGGCGGTTTGGTTTGAACCTAACTGCGGTATATCCGTGTATTTAGCTGGTATAGCAGCCGGCCTTGGCCCTTCCCATACCAATATTACATCTTTTACAAATGGCAATGCTTTGTATTTATCTACTAAAAACTCGTCAGATGTATTTACACTAACTGTATTAAGCCATTTGCTTTGCGCCACTATCACACCGCCTATTTGTTTTATCGCTTTAATATAATCGGCAGAGATCGGGAGGTCTGTTTCATCAACCGGGATATTGCGTTTTCGGCGACGCTCAATTGCCCGCGCTGATAAAAATTCGGAAGGTTTACTTATTGAATAAGCAGATGAGCCTTTATCTTTAAGTATGAGCCTGTATTTGTAATCATTATTGTCGGCAATGGTTACTTTGCATTTTGCCGAGGTTTTTCCATCTGCAAGGGTAGCAACAATATTGGTTTGCCCTGCCGTTAAGCATGAAACCAATCCATCGGCAGTAACTGTTGCTATCCTGGTGTTTTCAGAACTCCAGGTAATTTGTGCAGCCCCGGAACCATTGCTAACCGTAGTCGTTAACCGGTAAGAATAGGCCGGATTTTTAACTACGTTTAAAGAAGATGGATTAATAACTATTGTTGTAGCTGCCTTCGGGAGATTGTCGGTCTTTTTACATCCGGTTGAAACGAAACATATTAGTAGTAATAAGTATAAAGGCAGTGTACATAATTTGGCAGTCATCAGGAGCGGGAAAGGTGTTTTGGTCAAAGGTTAAGGTTTGTTTTAAATTATAAAAGCAGATCAATGTTACCCATTTCTGTTTTGTAAACGCGGCGAAGGTACTGTTATTGCAGGAAATACCAGGCATCATGTTTGATTTTACGAGCCTGGTATTTATAAACCAATAATATTAAAGGTCTGTTATAAATCAGAAAGCTTCGGTTAGTATCCGAAAGCTTTTGGTTCCCGAATTTTAATTGATGTTACTATTAGTGACGTGCGGGATATTGACGCTGGATATAGGCAATGCCCGACTTGCGTCAAGAACTCACTGCTGCTTTATATTCTATGTGTGGTTGATCCTTTAGCTAAAATGTATTGCCAAATTTCATGCATGCTAATGCCCCCACGTCGAAAATTGATGGCGTGCAGCCTTTTATTTTCGACAAACGATTAACTAAAAAAGCGATGATCATACTGACATGATCCTGTCAGTGTTCAACTTTTAAAAAACGAGTGTTCAGTCTTTGATTTTGTGATTTTGTAACTTATTGATTATTAGTGTGCATGTGTTTATTGTGAATTTTAAGGCGCTTGGAGCTATTTATAATTTGCTGATTATCAATAGTGTTTATTTTTGAAAAAAACTGCAAGTGTTCACACTTTAAAAATTGAACACTTAACAAAATTGCAACAGATGCATCAATTTAACATTCTTACATCCTCCCGACTTTTCCATTCAATCACTCTCCTCAAATTTTAATACTTTTGATTATTATGTCAGGGCTTTCCGACTTTCGGACTTTCCCGGCTTCCGGACTATAATAATAAATGAAAGACCTCGCATACCTTAATAAATTCTTTTACAAATACCGCTGGCGGCTTATTCCGGGCGTGCTGTTTGTAATTATATCCAATGTTTTTGGTGTGCTGCCCGCGCAGGTTATCCGCGTAGCTTTTGATCTGGTTACCGAAAACATCGGCGCCTATCAGTTGTT
It contains:
- a CDS encoding S8 family serine peptidase; amino-acid sequence: MTKTPFPLLMTAKLCTLPLYLLLLICFVSTGCKKTDNLPKAATTIVINPSSLNVVKNPAYSYRLTTTVSNGSGAAQITWSSENTRIATVTADGLVSCLTAGQTNIVATLADGKTSAKCKVTIADNNDYKYRLILKDKGSSAYSISKPSEFLSARAIERRRKRNIPVDETDLPISADYIKAIKQIGGVIVAQSKWLNTVSVNTSDEFLVDKYKALPFVKDVILVWEGPRPAAIPAKYTDIPQLGSNQTANTPLDYGAATANISTCNGQVLHNKGFKGAGIDIAVIDEGFINLKNNPAFNNISIKGAKSFVYESPDPYAIDNHGIWVTSCMAVNKPGTYVGTAPEANYWLFHTEDALTEYPIEEDYWVNAIEYADSVGVDIVNSSLTYTNNYYLPQAKYKFEDMDGKTAMATRAANVAFNKGIFIVCCAGNDEQWIGTPADSPGVLTVGAVNPAGIIAPFSTFGITVDGRVKPDIVAVGLGAGVINPAGVAESRMGTSYSSPIMCGLAACLWQAYPKLSNKDLLIVLRKSANKYNNPVMPYGYGLADMQIAMDLAKNISDTK